A stretch of Aythya fuligula isolate bAytFul2 chromosome 1, bAytFul2.pri, whole genome shotgun sequence DNA encodes these proteins:
- the BTG1 gene encoding protein BTG1: MHPALYTRASMIREIAAAVGFISKFLRTKGLMNERQLQTFSQSLQELLAEHYKHHWFPEKPCKGSGYRCIRINHKMDPLIGQAAQRIGLSSQELFQLLPSELTLWVDPYEVSYRIGEDGSICVLYEAAPAGGSQNNTNMQMVDSRISCKEELLLGRTSPSKSYNMMTVSG; the protein is encoded by the exons ATGCATCCCGCCCTGTACACCCGGGCCAGCATGATACGCGAGATCGCCGCGGCCGTGGGCTTCATCTCCAAGTTCCTGCGGACCAAGGGGCTGATGAACGAGCGGCAGCTGCAGACCTTCAGCcagagcctgcaggagctgctggcag aacATTACAAACACCACTGGTTCCCAGAAAAGCCATGCAAGGGATCAGGTTACCGATGTATCCGGATCAACCATAAAATGGATCCTCTCATtggacaggcagcacagcgGATTGGATTGAGCAGTCAGGAACTGTTCCAGCTTCTTCCAAGCGAACTCACTCTATGGGTTGACCCGTATGAAGTGTCCTATCGTATTGGAGAGGATGGCTCGATCTGCGTGCTGTACGAAGCTGCACCAGCAGGAGGTAGCCAAAATAACACCAACATGCAAATGGTAGACAgcagaataagctgtaaggaGGAACTTCTCTTGGGCAGAACTAGCCCTTCCAAAAGCTACAATATGATGACTGTATCAGGTTAA